A genomic window from Cyprinus carpio isolate SPL01 chromosome B9, ASM1834038v1, whole genome shotgun sequence includes:
- the sec22a gene encoding vesicle-trafficking protein SEC22a, with translation MSVVLFASVVRVRDGLPLSASTDYEQDKGFQETKKHLKGLSKKLSQFPDRCSLRSGLYNINFTSSLGVGYLMVCTESYPNVLAFSFLDELQREFIVTYDTKRINSALRPFSFIEFDNFIRKTKQRYNSPRSLSTKINLADMQTEFKLRPPYQLSAEDIGTINGFSQHKQSKYKGIAPNQMLEAVTLSGIVACVLSVLCGALNLLRGVHAIESVLQNEDEDFNYVIAFFLGNAACLYQCYLFAYFSVWRNIKSFLAFAMICLCNMYLYELRNMWQILFHVTVGAFITLQIHLRQPQGKSPDYNV, from the exons ATGTCTGTGGTGTTGTTTGCGTCTGTGGTGAGAGTGAGGGACGGTCTACCGCTTTCAGCCTCCACAGACTATGAACAGGATAAAGGATTTCAGGAGACGAAGAAACATCTCAAGGGTCTGTCCAAAAAACTCAGCCAGTTTCCTGATCGCTGCTCACTCAGATCTGGCCTTTATAACATCAA TTTCACAAGCTCTCTTGGAGTCGGGTACTTGATGGTTTGCACAGAAAGCTATCCCAATGTCCTGGCCTTCAGCTTCCTGGATGAGCTTCAGAGAGAGTTCATCGTCACATATGACACCAAGAGGATCAACAGTGCTTTGAGGCCTTTCTCTTTCATTGAGTTTG ataacttcatTCGGAAAACCAAGCAACGTTACAACAGCCCACGTTCCCTCTCCACCAAGATTAATCTGGCCGACATGCAGACTGAGTTCAAGCTCCGGCCTCCTTATCAGCTGTCCGCGGAGGACATTGGAACAATCAACGGCTTCTCACAACACAAGCAGTCTAAATATAAAGGCATAG CTCCTAATCAAATGTTGGAGGCTGTCACCCTGTCGGGTATCGTCGCCTGCGTCCTAAGTGTCCTGTGCGGTGCTCTTAATTTGCTGCGGGGAGTCCACGCAATAGAAAGTGTATTGCAG AACGAGGATGAAGACTTTAATTACGTAATTGCTTTTTTCCTCGGAAACGCGGCCTGTTTGTATCAG TGTTACTTGTTCGCCTACTTCTCAGTTTGGAGGAACATCAAGTCATTCCTGGCCTTTGCTATGATCTGCCTGTGTAACATGTATCTGTATGAACTCCGTAACATGTGGCAGATCCTTTTTCACGTGACGGTGGGAGCGTTCATCACTCTGCAGATCCACCTGAGACAACCGCAGGGCAAATCACCTGACTACAACGTTTGA